A DNA window from Halomicrobium mukohataei DSM 12286 contains the following coding sequences:
- a CDS encoding DUF5059 domain-containing protein: MQHRRDVLASLGIALSTALAGCSEDTDGETDGESSDEATETDRTQSSGPELAASAQLNVYRARLFDAVALGRAGQTAAGASVAQSIFQRFENATGEYGAHETLERTSESAYEGFESALGELRSTLEDGDTDAAAEAATTASDQLQIAQQALIGNDATRALDALLLGSRAANTRVLGEAGHFEAAATVATETTERFEDTLVHGALESADGDAYEDFESGLASIQRAASEGDAEGVTDAVAAAQSAAVAGAYALGTESVAGTGHLAAMQSVGYDAAALAGLGGPSEALAHATTLTTYRARIRDAAWLADADEGSTAGTVVGNVFADFEGARAHEALEEADHEAYEGFESGLESLQSAVESGEGVDDALATVDEHLRTGVATLAGDHAPVLQAGFFRARLADARERYERGAPSVAASITQELFERFEADELGFHETLEEASEDLYHRFEEEHLAGLIEAYENDDSEAVTTHHEGALDALLEFEATTGDSVASAAETAYFVARGFDSATVATLGDSERAATIPRAAFEHFESGAAGYHEALEHADHETYETFESDLGAIRSTAESGGDVRSAVQTFVSTAIDGIYAIVGAAGGSNGAAAAAIVQDVYATFEEARVHEALEEADHEAYEGFEAALEAYAGGLDGEGDVPVGRLADATLRAQFAVAGALDDAPVGQDGEGSAETEETESSLEGGPNVVDGVPDDADHVVSMQAVAFEPAELTVSVGDTVAFEHVAGEAHNVVAREEELPADASYWASGDFDSETAAVEGWDNGQGAVQSGQSYVHTFETAGEHPYYCVPHEMAGMEGTIVVEE; encoded by the coding sequence ATGCAACACAGAAGAGACGTGCTTGCGAGTCTGGGCATCGCACTGTCGACTGCACTTGCCGGCTGTTCGGAAGACACCGACGGCGAGACCGACGGCGAGAGCAGCGACGAAGCGACCGAGACGGACCGGACACAGTCGAGTGGCCCCGAACTCGCGGCTTCGGCCCAGCTCAACGTCTACCGCGCCCGGCTCTTCGACGCCGTCGCGCTCGGTCGTGCCGGCCAGACCGCCGCGGGAGCGTCCGTCGCCCAGTCGATCTTCCAGCGGTTCGAGAACGCGACCGGGGAGTACGGCGCTCACGAGACGCTGGAACGGACCAGCGAGTCGGCCTACGAGGGATTCGAGAGCGCGCTCGGGGAACTCCGGTCGACGCTCGAAGACGGCGACACCGACGCCGCCGCCGAGGCGGCGACGACGGCCAGCGACCAGCTCCAGATCGCCCAGCAGGCCCTGATCGGCAACGACGCCACGCGCGCACTCGACGCGCTCCTCCTCGGGAGCCGCGCCGCCAACACCCGCGTACTGGGCGAGGCTGGTCACTTCGAGGCGGCGGCGACCGTGGCCACCGAAACGACCGAGCGGTTCGAAGACACGCTCGTCCACGGCGCACTCGAAAGCGCCGACGGGGACGCCTACGAGGACTTCGAGTCCGGACTGGCGTCGATCCAGCGCGCCGCCAGCGAGGGGGACGCCGAGGGCGTGACCGACGCCGTCGCCGCGGCCCAGTCGGCGGCGGTGGCGGGTGCCTACGCGCTGGGAACCGAGTCGGTCGCCGGGACCGGTCACCTCGCAGCGATGCAGTCAGTGGGGTACGACGCCGCGGCACTCGCCGGTCTCGGCGGCCCGAGTGAGGCCCTCGCGCACGCGACGACGCTGACCACCTACCGGGCGCGGATCCGGGACGCGGCGTGGCTGGCCGACGCCGACGAGGGATCGACGGCGGGCACGGTCGTCGGGAACGTCTTCGCGGACTTCGAGGGTGCGCGTGCCCACGAAGCGCTGGAAGAAGCCGACCACGAGGCCTACGAGGGGTTCGAGAGCGGCCTGGAGTCGCTCCAGTCGGCCGTCGAGAGCGGCGAAGGCGTCGACGACGCCCTCGCCACGGTGGACGAACACCTCCGGACCGGCGTCGCGACGCTGGCCGGCGACCACGCCCCGGTCCTGCAGGCCGGCTTCTTCCGGGCGCGTCTCGCCGACGCACGCGAACGCTACGAGCGAGGTGCGCCCTCGGTCGCCGCGTCGATCACCCAGGAGCTGTTCGAGCGGTTCGAGGCCGACGAGCTCGGGTTCCACGAGACGCTCGAAGAGGCCAGCGAGGACCTCTACCACCGCTTCGAGGAGGAGCACCTGGCCGGCCTGATCGAGGCCTACGAGAACGACGACAGCGAGGCGGTCACCACCCACCACGAGGGCGCGCTCGACGCGCTCCTGGAGTTCGAGGCCACCACCGGGGACAGCGTCGCGAGCGCGGCCGAGACCGCGTACTTCGTCGCTCGCGGATTCGACAGCGCTACCGTCGCCACGCTGGGCGACAGCGAGCGCGCGGCGACGATTCCACGGGCCGCCTTCGAGCACTTCGAGAGCGGTGCAGCGGGCTACCACGAGGCACTGGAACACGCCGACCACGAGACCTACGAGACGTTCGAGTCCGATCTGGGCGCGATCCGGTCGACCGCGGAGTCGGGCGGCGACGTGCGCAGTGCCGTCCAGACGTTCGTGAGCACCGCGATCGACGGCATCTACGCCATCGTCGGCGCTGCCGGCGGCTCGAACGGCGCGGCCGCTGCCGCGATCGTACAGGACGTGTACGCCACCTTCGAGGAGGCCCGCGTCCACGAGGCGCTGGAAGAAGCCGACCACGAGGCCTACGAAGGATTCGAGGCGGCGCTGGAAGCGTACGCGGGCGGACTGGACGGCGAGGGCGACGTGCCCGTCGGTCGCCTCGCAGACGCGACGCTGCGCGCTCAGTTCGCCGTCGCGGGTGCGCTCGACGACGCTCCCGTCGGCCAGGACGGCGAGGGGAGCGCCGAGACGGAAGAGACCGAATCGTCGCTGGAAGGGGGCCCGAACGTCGTCGACGGCGTCCCGGACGACGCCGACCACGTCGTCTCGATGCAGGCAGTGGCCTTCGAGCCGGCCGAGTTGACCGTCTCGGTCGGCGATACGGTCGCCTTCGAGCACGTCGCCGGTGAAGCCCACAACGTGGTGGCCCGAGAGGAAGAGCTACCGGCGGACGCGAGCTACTGGGCCTCCGGCGACTTCGACTCCGAGACGGCCGCAGTCGAGGGGTGGGACAACGGACAGGGTGCCGTCCAGTCGGGCCAGTCCTACGTCCACACCTTCGAAACGGCCGGCGAACACCCCTACTACTGTGTCCCACACGAGATGGCGGGCATGGAAGGCACGATCGTCGTCGAAGAGTAA
- the thsA gene encoding thermosome subunit alpha codes for MGGQPLFILDEDAQRTQGDDAQSSNIAAGKAVTESVRTTLGPRGMDKMLVSDSGDVVITNDGATILDEMDIEHPAAQMIVEVAETQEEEVGDGTTTASVLAGQLLTQAEDLLEDDVHPTTIVEGYHEAAQLAQEAIDAEVLDVDIDDETLISVAESSMTGKGTGDVEAGALAETVVAAVRQATDGSGSTRDQIAIRSQAGASSSATELVEGIIIEEEPVHGNMPSSVADATIAVIDADLEVRESNIDAEYNVSSVDQLNAAIEAEEEELSSYAEAIAAVGADVVFVSGDVDDRVGAQLSKEGIVAFDGVDSDELQDVTHTTGASRVGSVDTLEADDLGEAEDVSVQKYGDEELAFVQGGASSETVTIFARGGTDHVTDELERALNDALDVVVAALDKGGVVPGAGATEIAIADHIRSEAASIEGRKQLAVESFADAVDVIPRTLAENTGMDPIDALVDLRAEHESEGIAGIISEGQTGVIDDPIDYGVLDPAAVKREAVESATEAATMIARIDDVISSDA; via the coding sequence ATGGGTGGCCAGCCTCTCTTCATTCTCGACGAGGACGCCCAGCGTACGCAAGGAGACGACGCACAGAGTTCGAACATCGCCGCCGGGAAGGCAGTCACCGAGTCCGTACGGACGACACTCGGCCCCCGTGGCATGGACAAGATGCTCGTCTCGGACTCGGGCGATGTCGTCATCACCAACGACGGTGCGACGATTCTCGACGAGATGGACATCGAGCATCCCGCGGCCCAGATGATCGTCGAAGTCGCCGAGACCCAGGAAGAGGAGGTCGGTGACGGTACCACGACGGCTTCCGTCCTGGCCGGTCAGCTCCTGACACAGGCCGAGGACCTGCTCGAAGACGACGTCCACCCGACGACGATCGTCGAAGGCTACCACGAGGCGGCACAGCTCGCCCAGGAAGCCATCGACGCCGAAGTGCTGGACGTCGACATCGACGACGAGACGCTGATCAGCGTCGCCGAGTCCTCCATGACGGGGAAAGGCACCGGCGACGTGGAGGCCGGCGCACTCGCCGAGACCGTCGTCGCCGCCGTCCGGCAGGCGACCGACGGCTCCGGTTCGACGCGCGACCAGATCGCGATTCGGAGCCAGGCCGGCGCGTCCTCCTCTGCGACGGAGCTCGTCGAGGGGATCATCATCGAGGAGGAGCCGGTCCACGGCAACATGCCGAGCTCGGTCGCCGACGCGACCATCGCCGTGATCGACGCCGACCTCGAAGTCCGAGAGAGCAACATCGACGCAGAGTACAACGTCTCCAGCGTCGACCAGCTCAACGCCGCCATCGAGGCCGAAGAGGAAGAGCTGTCGAGCTACGCCGAGGCCATCGCCGCGGTCGGCGCAGACGTCGTGTTCGTCTCCGGTGACGTCGACGACCGCGTCGGCGCACAGCTCTCCAAGGAGGGCATCGTCGCCTTCGACGGCGTCGACAGCGACGAACTCCAGGACGTGACCCACACCACCGGCGCGAGCCGCGTGGGCTCCGTCGACACGCTGGAGGCAGACGACCTCGGCGAGGCCGAGGACGTGAGCGTCCAGAAGTACGGCGACGAGGAACTGGCCTTCGTGCAGGGCGGTGCCAGCTCCGAGACGGTGACGATCTTCGCCCGCGGCGGGACCGACCACGTCACGGACGAACTCGAACGCGCGCTCAACGACGCGCTCGACGTGGTCGTCGCCGCACTCGACAAGGGCGGCGTCGTCCCCGGTGCCGGTGCGACCGAGATCGCCATCGCGGACCACATCCGGAGCGAGGCCGCCTCCATCGAGGGCCGCAAGCAACTCGCCGTCGAGTCCTTCGCCGACGCCGTCGACGTGATCCCGCGCACGCTCGCGGAGAACACGGGCATGGACCCGATCGACGCGCTGGTCGACCTGCGCGCCGAACACGAGAGTGAGGGCATCGCGGGCATCATCAGCGAGGGCCAGACCGGCGTCATCGACGACCCGATCGACTACGGCGTCCTCGACCCCGCCGCGGTCAAGCGCGAAGCCGTCGAGAGCGCCACCGAGGCAGCGACGATGATCGCTCGGATCGACGACGTCATCTCCTCGGACGCGTAA
- a CDS encoding amidohydrolase family protein — translation MLELEHGFRVVDVHARLEPEASRRPREGMGDPERLEREMHQAGVVRAVTYSDYRERGYLKANNAVARMTVGRPMVAFARVDGARDPGAGAGSRLRNITASREEYHTSPEDIEQYAYDDRFVGFKLHPARDGLPDEAVLEALAAVDKPILVHGGEEFPPSAVEEHFLQYDLPVIVGHFGAHPLRRDLMHESIDLLEAYDQCYLETSAVRYRDPLERAIMEHPDRVCFGSGAPNVHPNVAVMEILTLDVPEDAMKKVFSNNPVRVIEELAP, via the coding sequence ATGCTGGAGCTGGAGCACGGGTTTCGGGTCGTCGACGTACACGCGCGACTGGAGCCCGAGGCGTCGCGCCGTCCGCGGGAGGGGATGGGCGACCCCGAACGGCTGGAACGCGAGATGCACCAGGCCGGTGTCGTCCGTGCCGTCACGTACTCCGACTACCGCGAGCGCGGATATCTGAAGGCGAACAACGCCGTGGCCCGGATGACCGTCGGCCGTCCGATGGTCGCGTTCGCACGCGTCGACGGAGCCCGCGATCCGGGCGCGGGAGCCGGCTCCCGGCTCAGGAACATCACGGCCTCGCGCGAGGAGTACCACACCTCGCCCGAAGACATCGAGCAGTACGCCTACGACGACCGATTCGTCGGGTTCAAGCTCCACCCCGCCAGAGACGGCCTCCCCGACGAGGCCGTCCTCGAAGCACTCGCCGCCGTCGACAAGCCGATCCTGGTTCACGGCGGCGAGGAGTTCCCGCCGAGCGCCGTCGAAGAGCACTTCCTGCAGTACGATCTGCCGGTGATCGTCGGCCACTTCGGCGCACACCCGCTGCGGCGCGATCTGATGCACGAGTCGATCGACCTCCTCGAAGCGTACGACCAGTGCTACCTCGAAACGAGCGCGGTCCGGTACCGGGACCCCCTGGAGCGAGCGATCATGGAACACCCGGATCGAGTCTGCTTCGGCAGCGGTGCGCCCAACGTCCACCCGAACGTCGCCGTCATGGAGATTCTGACCCTCGACGTGCCCGAAGACGCGATGAAGAAAGTCTTCTCGAACAACCCCGTTCGCGTCATCGAAGAACTCGCGCCGTAG
- a CDS encoding glycosyltransferase family 2 protein: MNLSVVVPTLNGREELSRCLDTLTAHVPDAETIVVNGPSADGTTGMVRARDDVEVLVEIADRTINTARNAGIDRATGDAVALLDRSFSVEDGWLDAVTDALADAAVVTGPTHRKLPAGMTTEAPEERTIAGRDVTYFNPGNVAFASHVLDELDGFDEYLDIGGSRDLAHRLAESDHEVTWESAMCVRSEFEADGGIRQKDWHAKYRSLTYRLVKNYGVRPTVARRVVAHAGRDAVDSLLDVIRGEADPSQWLGTGRRVLRGTALGGKDGVTARRHDAPPRRNPNGRSARRDRAVEVYDDRDDGPTA, from the coding sequence ATGAATCTCTCCGTGGTCGTCCCGACACTCAACGGTCGGGAAGAGCTGTCACGGTGTCTCGACACCCTGACGGCTCACGTCCCCGACGCCGAGACCATCGTGGTCAACGGGCCGTCGGCCGACGGAACCACGGGGATGGTCCGAGCGCGCGACGACGTCGAGGTGCTCGTCGAGATCGCCGACCGGACGATCAACACGGCGCGTAACGCGGGTATCGACCGTGCGACCGGAGACGCCGTTGCGCTGCTCGACCGTTCGTTCTCGGTCGAGGACGGGTGGCTCGACGCGGTGACCGACGCGCTGGCCGACGCCGCCGTCGTCACCGGACCCACACACCGCAAGCTCCCGGCCGGGATGACGACGGAGGCCCCCGAAGAGCGGACGATCGCGGGGCGTGACGTGACCTACTTCAACCCCGGCAACGTCGCGTTCGCCAGCCACGTGCTGGACGAACTGGACGGCTTCGACGAGTACCTCGACATCGGCGGAAGTCGCGATCTGGCCCACCGACTGGCAGAGAGCGACCACGAGGTGACCTGGGAGAGCGCGATGTGCGTCCGCAGCGAGTTCGAGGCCGACGGCGGGATCCGACAGAAAGACTGGCACGCCAAGTACCGGTCGCTGACCTATCGGTTGGTGAAAAACTACGGCGTCCGCCCGACCGTCGCGCGGCGTGTCGTCGCCCACGCCGGTCGCGACGCCGTCGACTCGCTGCTGGACGTGATCAGAGGGGAGGCCGATCCCTCACAGTGGCTCGGGACCGGCCGGCGCGTCCTTCGTGGGACCGCTCTCGGAGGGAAAGACGGCGTCACGGCCCGTCGTCACGACGCCCCGCCGCGGCGCAATCCGAACGGTCGATCCGCACGCAGAGACCGCGCCGTCGAGGTGTACGACGACCGCGACGACGGCCCGACGGCCTAA
- a CDS encoding class I SAM-dependent methyltransferase, whose translation MKGQEWYQTDDVAEEYDSKRFSRGGQLIDRREKEAVLDAIGPVDDKSVLEVACGTGRFTAMLADRGADIVGLDISGPMLSQGREKAKSAGVDDHLEFMRGDAARLPFPDDHFDTVVAMRFFHLADTPASFLAEMRRVSKHQVFFDTFNRFSLRSLYNWALPMGSRLYSRWEVDRLLDGAGLELAGEAHDFVLPYGFYRKIPNDLASGFRSIDEVVGASPVGDKVASVSYWDTRV comes from the coding sequence GTGAAAGGGCAGGAGTGGTACCAGACCGACGATGTCGCCGAGGAGTACGACTCGAAGCGGTTCTCTCGTGGCGGACAACTCATCGACCGTCGCGAGAAGGAAGCGGTCCTCGACGCCATCGGTCCGGTCGACGACAAGTCCGTGCTCGAAGTAGCCTGTGGAACCGGGCGCTTCACCGCGATGCTGGCCGATCGCGGTGCCGACATCGTCGGCCTGGACATCTCCGGTCCGATGCTCTCACAGGGCCGCGAGAAGGCGAAATCGGCCGGCGTCGACGACCACCTGGAGTTCATGCGTGGCGACGCCGCTCGACTGCCCTTCCCCGACGACCACTTCGACACCGTCGTCGCAATGCGCTTTTTCCACCTGGCGGACACGCCGGCCTCCTTCCTCGCGGAGATGCGTCGGGTCTCCAAGCACCAGGTCTTTTTCGACACGTTCAATCGCTTCTCGCTGCGATCGCTGTACAACTGGGCGCTCCCGATGGGATCGCGCCTCTACTCTCGGTGGGAAGTCGACCGCCTCCTCGACGGTGCGGGCCTCGAACTGGCCGGCGAAGCACACGACTTCGTCCTCCCCTACGGCTTCTACCGGAAGATCCCGAACGACCTCGCGTCCGGCTTCCGCTCGATCGACGAGGTCGTCGGCGCGAGTCCCGTCGGCGACAAGGTCGCGTCGGTCTCCTACTGGGACACGCGAGTTTAA